A part of Actinoallomurus bryophytorum genomic DNA contains:
- a CDS encoding DUF6400 family protein, producing MSLPPNPTYAVFEIDLVHEEARRRAEVVTALGPHWDPIAALRAEEEAHDLLYSGLDARQRATYDMLVSAGVLPSRETGHAAD from the coding sequence ATGAGCCTGCCCCCGAACCCCACGTACGCCGTCTTCGAGATCGACCTCGTCCACGAGGAGGCCCGCCGCCGCGCCGAGGTGGTGACGGCGCTCGGCCCACACTGGGACCCGATCGCCGCGCTGCGAGCGGAGGAGGAGGCGCACGACCTGCTCTACTCCGGTCTCGACGCGCGGCAGCGGGCCACCTACGACATGCTGGTGTCGGCCGGCGTGCTGCCATCGCGGGAGACCGGTCATGCTGCCGATTGA
- a CDS encoding hydrogenase expression protein HypE, with protein sequence MTTPTESETTQEEPVVHILWINAGLSCDGDSVALTAATQPSIEEIALGALPGLPKIAVHWPLIDFECGPDKGADTFIEWFYKAERGELEPFVLVIEGSIPNESIKEEGYWSGFGNDPATGQPRTTSAWLDILAPRATAVLAVGTCATYGGIHAMAGNPTGAMGVADYLGWDYKSKAGLPIVNVPGCPIQPDNLSETILYLLYQVAGQAPMIPLDEALRPTWLFGATVHEGCDRAGYYEQGQFATEYGSPKCLVKIGCWGPVVKCNVPKRGWINGIGGCPNVGGICIGCTMPGFPDKFMPFMDEPPGARVSSMASGAYGGVIRALRGITARKLDKEPKWRKKGDLATGYKSSW encoded by the coding sequence ATGACGACGCCGACCGAGTCGGAGACCACACAGGAAGAACCTGTCGTCCACATCCTCTGGATCAACGCGGGCCTCAGCTGCGACGGCGACTCGGTCGCCCTGACGGCGGCCACGCAGCCGAGTATCGAGGAGATCGCCCTCGGCGCCCTTCCGGGTCTCCCCAAGATCGCTGTGCACTGGCCGCTGATCGACTTCGAGTGCGGGCCCGACAAGGGGGCCGACACCTTCATCGAATGGTTCTACAAGGCCGAACGCGGCGAGCTCGAACCCTTCGTGCTGGTCATCGAGGGCTCCATTCCGAACGAGTCGATCAAGGAAGAGGGCTACTGGTCCGGGTTCGGCAACGACCCGGCGACCGGCCAGCCCCGTACCACCAGCGCATGGCTGGACATCCTGGCGCCCAGGGCGACCGCGGTGCTCGCCGTCGGCACCTGCGCGACGTACGGCGGCATCCACGCCATGGCCGGCAACCCGACCGGCGCGATGGGCGTGGCCGACTACCTCGGCTGGGACTACAAGTCCAAGGCCGGGCTCCCGATCGTCAACGTGCCGGGCTGCCCGATCCAGCCGGACAACCTGTCCGAGACGATCCTGTACCTGCTGTACCAGGTCGCCGGGCAGGCGCCGATGATCCCGCTGGACGAGGCGCTGCGGCCGACCTGGCTGTTCGGCGCGACCGTCCACGAGGGCTGCGACCGCGCGGGCTACTACGAGCAGGGCCAGTTCGCGACCGAGTACGGCTCCCCGAAGTGCCTGGTCAAGATCGGCTGCTGGGGCCCGGTCGTGAAGTGCAACGTGCCCAAGCGCGGCTGGATCAACGGCATCGGCGGCTGCCCGAACGTCGGCGGCATCTGCATCGGCTGCACCATGCCGGGTTTCCCGGACAAGTTCATGCCCTTCATGGACGAACCCCCAGGCGCACGCGTGTCCTCGATGGCCAGCGGCGCGTACGGCGGGGTGATCCGCGCTCTGCGCGGGATCACCGCCAGGAAGCTCGACAAGGAACCCAAGTGGCGCAAGAAGGGTGATTTGGCCACCGGCTACAAATCCTCTTGGTGA
- a CDS encoding ferritin-like domain-containing protein has protein sequence MAFCMDDYARSAAPVRTDDLDFTAFGTRPLSAAGLRCLRYMCDVENHTVCYLRDLLVTPSHTDPEVTAFLTMWNYEEYWHGEALADVLAAHGAGRGDDHIREIRRAQGWRDRVAPIKQALLAQAIGEDFVAVHMTWGAINEWCTHAGYARLIEREGHPVLTEMLERIMRQETRHVAFYVGQARARLAASRRARRLTRFALRRYWRPVGSGVMAPDETRHLLSYLLAGRGGERTAASIDARIDRLPGLEGLGLIGRATGGLTDAAGSPTRLVPDADADADAA, from the coding sequence ATGGCGTTCTGTATGGATGACTACGCGAGATCAGCCGCCCCCGTGCGGACCGACGACCTGGACTTCACCGCGTTCGGCACGCGTCCGTTAAGCGCCGCAGGGCTGCGGTGTCTCCGCTACATGTGCGACGTCGAGAACCACACCGTCTGCTACCTGCGCGACCTGCTCGTGACGCCGTCGCACACCGACCCCGAAGTCACGGCGTTCCTCACCATGTGGAACTACGAGGAGTACTGGCACGGCGAGGCGCTCGCCGACGTGCTCGCCGCGCACGGCGCGGGCCGTGGGGATGACCACATACGGGAGATCCGCCGCGCGCAGGGGTGGCGGGACCGGGTGGCGCCGATCAAGCAGGCGCTCCTCGCGCAGGCGATCGGCGAGGATTTCGTCGCGGTGCACATGACGTGGGGGGCGATCAACGAGTGGTGCACCCACGCGGGATACGCCCGGTTGATCGAACGGGAAGGGCACCCGGTGCTCACCGAGATGCTGGAACGGATCATGCGCCAGGAGACCCGGCACGTGGCGTTCTACGTGGGCCAGGCGCGTGCGCGGTTGGCCGCCTCCCGGCGCGCGCGGCGGCTGACGCGTTTCGCGCTGCGGAGGTACTGGCGGCCCGTCGGCTCGGGCGTGATGGCACCGGACGAGACGCGGCACCTGCTGTCGTACCTGCTCGCCGGGCGGGGCGGCGAACGCACGGCCGCGAGCATCGACGCCCGCATCGACCGGCTGCCGGGGCTGGAGGGTCTCGGCCTGATCGGGCGTGCCACGGGGGGCCTGACGGACGCGGCAGGTTCTCCGACCCGGCTCGTCCCGGATGCGGATGCGGATGCGGATGCGGCATGA
- a CDS encoding helix-turn-helix transcriptional regulator: protein MRGDPEDLSRPGHRGRAREWRVVIQSLRAAGAGRGGVLLVEGPSGIGKSRLLAEAVEVAAERGFMVARGGADELRWLDPLAPLMSALGESARTLGFPKGVGSSGDLRIWLVDQLRARLEERLVQGPMLLTLDDLQWADPATLLALRSLVSDLASYPLVWMLARTSGDDAALNRLYDVLGREGATRVVLAPLDDEAVGEIAEDVLGGAPETTVLAQAAVAGGNPFLLVELLAGLRDEAAVELADGRARLVTEPPLRLPESIQTFAQNRLDGLSPRARHLLQVAAVLGHSFAVEDVAELLDEPAGDLLSAVEEVLATQLVVARSDTLAFRHHLLWQAVTDGIPQPVRQWLHLRAGQMLLDRGGSAIPAAAHFMAHPRPGTTQALAGLDRAAREVLPSSPQTAADLATRALELTDAADPGWFDRTVTAVEALTATGRLSQAAELARTGLDHASDGQAPYLRHQLALTLLFNGRPEEALTELEDVLARPDLAADLRDATELTWFVGLFSHQDIWRGRQRAEAIAFAREHHGDGALVGALVLLMHIAWAEGRVADGLGLVREAARIAGGGSIGAHSTGPRLNLAICLLNVRLFTESEDVLRAADEQIGRLGHTLQSAGAAYVRAYLRLVTGQLDDAAAEAEAGLETADELGTHTFTPIGILVLATVSLLRGDLSAAADYIRRYQAHSARGLAFPAGWATAAVAEARGGPGEAMRVLRTICPDVAMWRWHLVAESNLAAWGTRVALAAGDRAQAEMIVATMDRIARDNPDFPVLTHAAAHARGILHRDAAALREAAAGSPDPWARASAAEDLGVLLGGASSEPDHQTAIDDLDQALEGYERIGAPRDAARVRARLRGLGVRRRYWAHSERPETGWDSLTDTENSVAELVAEGLTNKQVAAQMFISPHTVKFHLRQVFRKLDIGSRVELAHIITRRDNAS, encoded by the coding sequence GTGCGTGGGGACCCTGAAGACCTGTCCCGGCCCGGCCACCGCGGCCGGGCCCGGGAGTGGCGCGTTGTCATCCAGTCGCTGCGGGCGGCCGGGGCGGGCCGCGGCGGCGTGCTGCTGGTCGAGGGCCCGTCGGGGATCGGCAAAAGCCGGCTGCTCGCGGAGGCGGTCGAGGTCGCCGCGGAACGCGGCTTCATGGTCGCTCGTGGCGGAGCCGACGAGCTGCGGTGGCTGGATCCGCTGGCGCCGCTGATGTCGGCGCTCGGTGAGTCCGCTCGTACGCTGGGCTTTCCCAAAGGCGTGGGGTCCTCCGGTGACCTGCGGATATGGCTGGTAGACCAACTGAGGGCGCGGCTGGAGGAACGTCTCGTCCAAGGCCCGATGCTCCTCACGCTGGATGACCTGCAGTGGGCGGACCCGGCGACCCTGCTGGCGCTGCGGTCGCTGGTGTCGGACCTGGCCTCGTACCCGCTCGTGTGGATGCTGGCGCGTACCAGCGGCGACGATGCCGCCCTGAACCGCCTGTACGACGTTCTGGGACGCGAGGGCGCCACGCGGGTGGTCCTGGCGCCGCTGGACGATGAGGCGGTCGGTGAGATCGCCGAGGACGTGCTCGGCGGGGCACCCGAGACCACGGTGCTCGCGCAGGCCGCCGTGGCCGGGGGTAATCCGTTCCTGCTCGTCGAACTGCTGGCCGGGCTCCGCGACGAGGCGGCCGTCGAACTGGCCGACGGCCGCGCGCGGCTGGTCACCGAGCCGCCGCTCCGGCTGCCGGAAAGCATCCAGACGTTCGCGCAGAACCGCCTGGACGGGCTGTCACCGCGGGCCCGGCATCTGCTCCAGGTGGCCGCGGTGCTCGGCCACTCCTTCGCGGTCGAGGACGTGGCCGAGCTACTGGACGAACCCGCCGGCGACCTGCTGTCGGCCGTCGAGGAGGTGTTGGCGACGCAGCTCGTGGTGGCCAGGAGTGACACACTGGCGTTCCGCCACCATCTGCTGTGGCAGGCGGTGACCGACGGCATTCCCCAGCCCGTACGACAGTGGCTGCACCTTCGGGCCGGGCAGATGCTGCTGGACCGCGGCGGCTCGGCGATCCCCGCGGCGGCGCACTTCATGGCGCATCCCCGGCCGGGCACCACGCAGGCCCTCGCCGGACTGGACCGTGCGGCCCGCGAGGTGCTGCCGTCCTCACCACAGACCGCCGCCGACCTCGCCACGCGGGCCCTGGAACTCACCGACGCCGCCGACCCAGGCTGGTTCGACCGTACGGTGACCGCGGTCGAGGCGTTGACGGCCACCGGGCGACTGTCGCAGGCCGCCGAGCTCGCCCGGACCGGGCTGGACCACGCATCTGACGGCCAGGCCCCCTACCTGCGCCATCAGCTGGCTCTCACCCTGCTGTTCAACGGCCGGCCGGAGGAGGCGCTGACCGAGCTCGAGGACGTGCTCGCCCGGCCCGACCTTGCCGCCGACCTGCGCGACGCGACCGAGCTGACGTGGTTCGTGGGGTTGTTCTCCCACCAGGACATCTGGCGCGGCCGTCAGCGGGCGGAGGCCATCGCGTTCGCCCGGGAGCATCACGGCGACGGCGCCCTGGTCGGGGCGCTCGTCCTGCTCATGCACATCGCCTGGGCCGAAGGGCGCGTCGCCGACGGGCTCGGCCTCGTCCGCGAGGCCGCGCGGATCGCCGGCGGCGGGTCGATCGGGGCGCACAGCACCGGCCCGCGCCTGAACCTGGCGATCTGCCTGCTGAACGTACGGCTGTTCACCGAGTCCGAAGACGTCCTGCGCGCCGCCGACGAGCAGATCGGCCGGTTGGGACACACGCTGCAGTCCGCCGGCGCCGCGTACGTACGCGCCTACCTGCGGCTGGTCACGGGCCAACTGGACGACGCCGCCGCCGAGGCCGAGGCCGGGCTGGAGACCGCCGATGAACTCGGCACCCACACCTTCACTCCCATCGGGATCCTCGTGCTCGCCACCGTGTCGCTGCTACGCGGCGACCTGTCCGCGGCCGCCGACTACATCCGGCGGTACCAGGCCCACTCCGCCCGGGGCCTGGCGTTCCCCGCGGGCTGGGCGACGGCGGCGGTCGCCGAGGCCCGCGGCGGTCCAGGGGAGGCGATGCGCGTACTCCGCACCATCTGCCCCGACGTCGCGATGTGGCGCTGGCACCTCGTGGCCGAGTCCAACCTCGCGGCGTGGGGCACGCGCGTCGCGCTGGCGGCCGGCGACCGCGCCCAGGCCGAGATGATCGTCGCCACGATGGACCGCATCGCCCGCGACAACCCCGACTTTCCCGTCCTCACCCACGCCGCGGCCCACGCCCGCGGAATCCTCCACCGCGACGCCGCCGCGCTCCGTGAGGCCGCCGCGGGGTCCCCCGACCCGTGGGCACGCGCGTCCGCCGCCGAGGACCTGGGCGTCCTGCTCGGCGGCGCCTCCAGCGAACCCGACCACCAGACGGCCATCGACGACCTCGACCAGGCGCTCGAAGGGTACGAGCGGATCGGCGCGCCCCGCGACGCGGCGCGCGTCCGCGCGCGACTCCGCGGACTCGGCGTCCGGCGACGTTACTGGGCGCACTCCGAACGTCCCGAGACCGGCTGGGACAGCCTCACCGACACCGAGAACAGCGTCGCCGAACTCGTCGCCGAAGGCCTGACGAACAAACAGGTCGCCGCGCAGATGTTCATCTCACCCCACACCGTCAAGTTCCACCTCCGGCAGGTGTTCCGCAAACTCGACATCGGCTCACGCGTCGAACTGGCCCACATCATCACCCGGCGGGACAACGCCTCGTGA
- a CDS encoding nickel-dependent hydrogenase large subunit translates to MATQDGIVEMAWDPITRIVGSLGIYAKVDFNNNTVADCYSTSSVFRGYSIFMKGKDPRDAHFITSRICGICGDNHATCSVYAQNMAYGVRPPHLAEWIINLGEAAEYMFDHNIFQENLVGVDYCEKMVRETNPGVLALAERTPAPHAEDHGYKTIAGIMKSLNPLEGEFYREALQVSRSTREMFCLMEGRHVHPSTLYPGGVGTVATIQLFTDYLTRLMRYVEFMKRVVPMHDDLFDFFYEALPGYQAVGQRRVLLNCWGSFNDPDHCDFTYKNMAAWGKKMFVTPGIVVDGRLVTNDLVDINLGIRILLGSSYYENWTDKDKFVTHDPLGNPVDIHHPWNQHTIPKPGKRNFEDKYSWVMSPRWFDGKDHLALDTGGGPLARLWSTALSGLVDTGYVRATGHSVEINLPKTMGAPEKTFEWKIPMWNGEPLSNAIERNRARTYFQAYAAAQALYFVEKALAEIRAGHTKTWEPFKVPDEAISVGFTEAVRGVLSHHMVIKGGKIANYHPYPPTPWNASVRDEYGTPGPYEDAVQNTPIFEENSPENFKGIDIMRTVRSFDPCLPCGVHMYMGNGKSLDRVHSPHAFTGEG, encoded by the coding sequence ATGGCAACGCAAGACGGCATCGTCGAGATGGCGTGGGACCCGATCACCCGCATCGTGGGCAGCCTCGGGATCTACGCCAAAGTCGACTTCAACAACAACACGGTCGCGGACTGCTACAGCACCTCATCGGTGTTCCGCGGCTACAGCATCTTCATGAAGGGCAAGGACCCGCGGGACGCGCACTTCATCACGAGCCGCATCTGCGGGATCTGCGGTGACAACCACGCGACGTGCTCGGTCTACGCCCAGAACATGGCCTACGGCGTCCGGCCACCGCACCTCGCTGAGTGGATCATCAACCTCGGCGAGGCCGCCGAATACATGTTCGACCACAACATCTTCCAGGAGAACCTGGTAGGGGTCGACTACTGCGAAAAGATGGTCAGGGAGACCAACCCGGGCGTGCTCGCCCTGGCCGAGCGCACTCCGGCGCCGCACGCGGAGGACCACGGTTACAAGACCATCGCCGGCATCATGAAGTCGCTGAACCCGCTCGAGGGCGAGTTCTACCGCGAGGCTCTGCAGGTCAGCCGCTCGACCCGCGAGATGTTCTGCCTGATGGAGGGGCGCCACGTGCACCCCTCGACGCTCTACCCGGGCGGCGTCGGCACGGTCGCGACCATCCAGTTGTTCACGGACTACCTCACCCGCCTGATGCGGTACGTGGAGTTCATGAAGCGGGTCGTGCCCATGCACGACGACCTGTTCGACTTCTTCTACGAGGCCCTGCCGGGCTACCAGGCGGTCGGGCAGCGGCGGGTCCTGCTGAACTGCTGGGGCTCCTTCAACGACCCGGACCACTGCGACTTCACGTACAAGAACATGGCCGCCTGGGGCAAGAAGATGTTCGTGACCCCCGGCATCGTCGTCGACGGGAGGCTCGTCACCAACGACCTTGTCGACATCAACCTCGGCATTCGCATCCTGCTGGGCAGCTCGTACTACGAGAACTGGACGGACAAGGACAAGTTCGTCACCCACGACCCGCTCGGCAACCCGGTCGACATCCACCACCCGTGGAACCAGCACACGATCCCCAAGCCCGGTAAGCGCAACTTCGAGGACAAGTACAGCTGGGTCATGTCGCCGCGCTGGTTCGACGGCAAGGACCACCTGGCCCTCGACACCGGCGGCGGCCCGCTCGCGCGCCTGTGGTCCACCGCGCTGTCGGGACTCGTGGACACCGGGTACGTCCGGGCGACCGGGCACAGCGTCGAGATCAACCTGCCGAAGACCATGGGAGCGCCGGAGAAGACGTTCGAGTGGAAGATCCCCATGTGGAACGGGGAGCCGCTGTCCAACGCGATCGAACGGAACCGGGCCCGCACCTACTTCCAGGCGTACGCCGCCGCGCAGGCGCTGTACTTCGTGGAGAAGGCGCTCGCCGAGATCCGGGCCGGCCACACCAAGACGTGGGAGCCGTTCAAGGTCCCGGACGAGGCGATCAGCGTCGGCTTCACCGAGGCCGTACGCGGCGTGCTGTCCCACCACATGGTGATCAAGGGCGGCAAGATCGCGAACTACCACCCCTACCCGCCCACGCCATGGAACGCCAGCGTGCGGGACGAGTACGGCACACCCGGGCCCTACGAGGACGCCGTTCAGAACACCCCGATCTTCGAGGAGAACTCCCCGGAGAACTTCAAGGGGATCGACATCATGCGCACCGTCCGCAGCTTCGACCCGTGCCTGCCCTGCGGCGTGCACATGTACATGGGCAACGGTAAGTCCCTCGACCGGGTCCACTCTCCTCACGCCTTCACGGGCGAGGGCTGA
- a CDS encoding D-sedoheptulose-7-phosphate isomerase, with product MDSADVIAQACHAISERFHRGGRLFTFGNGGAATDAQHIAVEFVHPVIVGKRALPALSLTGDVATLTGVGAMAGFDDVFAHQLRHFAEADDIALGISPDGRCAGVLRGLRTAKDLGLLTVALLGGDGGDVARAAVADHQVIVPSADPRVVKEVHVTTYHVLWELVHVFLEQPGVLAPEVIA from the coding sequence GTGGACAGCGCGGACGTGATCGCACAGGCCTGTCACGCGATCTCCGAACGCTTTCACCGCGGCGGACGGCTGTTCACCTTCGGCAACGGCGGTGCGGCCACGGACGCCCAGCACATCGCGGTCGAGTTCGTCCATCCGGTGATCGTCGGAAAGCGCGCCCTGCCCGCCCTGTCGCTGACCGGGGACGTCGCCACCCTCACCGGTGTCGGCGCGATGGCCGGCTTCGACGACGTGTTCGCCCACCAGCTCCGCCACTTCGCCGAGGCCGACGACATCGCGCTCGGCATCTCGCCCGACGGCCGGTGCGCCGGCGTGCTGCGCGGCCTGCGGACCGCCAAGGACCTGGGCCTGCTGACGGTGGCGCTGCTCGGCGGTGACGGCGGCGACGTCGCCCGTGCCGCGGTGGCCGACCATCAGGTGATCGTGCCCTCCGCCGACCCGCGCGTGGTCAAGGAAGTGCACGTCACGACCTACCACGTGCTGTGGGAGCTGGTCCATGTGTTCCTCGAACAGCCGGGTGTGCTCGCTCCAGAAGTGATCGCATGA
- a CDS encoding NifU family protein: MPGSKDVKDAGARVEQLLAEIDDPADRDRAEELVTALIEVYGAGLARILEMVGDETARTLAGDNLVGSLLIVHDIHPLNTAERVRGALERVRPYLGSHAGGVELLGIDLSGVVRLRLEGNCSGCPSSQVTATMSIERAILEDAPEITEVVVEGVAAEPTLLQIHPYQGKECAVPEEVSS; this comes from the coding sequence ATGCCTGGATCCAAGGACGTAAAAGACGCGGGCGCGCGCGTGGAGCAGCTGCTCGCCGAGATCGACGACCCGGCCGACCGCGACCGGGCCGAGGAACTGGTCACCGCGCTCATCGAGGTGTACGGGGCAGGCCTGGCCCGGATCCTGGAGATGGTCGGGGACGAGACGGCGCGCACCCTCGCCGGCGACAACCTGGTCGGCTCGCTGCTGATCGTGCACGACATCCATCCGCTCAACACCGCCGAACGCGTCCGTGGTGCGCTCGAGCGGGTCCGGCCCTACCTCGGATCACACGCCGGCGGCGTCGAGCTCCTGGGCATCGACCTGTCGGGGGTTGTACGCCTCCGTCTGGAGGGTAACTGTTCAGGGTGCCCGTCATCGCAGGTCACCGCCACGATGTCGATCGAGAGAGCCATCCTGGAGGACGCTCCGGAGATCACCGAGGTCGTCGTCGAGGGCGTCGCGGCAGAACCCACGCTGCTGCAGATCCACCCGTACCAGGGCAAGGAGTGCGCGGTGCCGGAGGAGGTCTCGTCGTGA
- a CDS encoding HypC/HybG/HupF family hydrogenase formation chaperone, protein MSAGLNHCEGDHCVTCSDEAVAVRVVRLHDGDLADVDVGDGRTEEVSVALVDAAVGDTVLVHAKEAIGLVPAP, encoded by the coding sequence ATGAGCGCAGGCCTGAATCACTGCGAAGGCGACCACTGCGTCACCTGCTCCGATGAGGCCGTCGCGGTGCGGGTCGTACGCCTGCACGACGGCGACCTCGCGGACGTCGATGTCGGCGACGGCCGTACGGAGGAGGTCAGCGTCGCGCTCGTGGACGCCGCGGTCGGCGACACCGTGCTCGTCCACGCCAAAGAGGCGATCGGGCTGGTGCCTGCGCCATGA
- a CDS encoding anti-sigma factor, with product MSENMHTLAAAYALDSLTDVERRRFDTHLNDCDTCADEVDGMRETVTRLATAAAQEPPEALRERVLAQAARTRQLPPRVRRPGSGRTRRLGWMLSAACLVLAVVLGLATLREQHTRERADRLNREIAAVMAASDARTVSGSVRPGGSGTVVASRSLGKAVIVMSGLPQLSSAKTYELWLMGPQPPRPAGTMRPPVHGNPKPILATGLGDATQIGLTVEPAEGSSRPTSQPIFTATIS from the coding sequence ATGAGCGAGAACATGCACACGCTGGCCGCCGCGTATGCCCTCGACAGCCTCACCGACGTCGAACGACGTCGCTTCGACACCCATCTCAATGACTGCGACACCTGTGCCGACGAGGTCGACGGGATGCGCGAGACCGTCACCCGGCTCGCCACCGCGGCGGCGCAGGAGCCGCCCGAGGCGCTGCGTGAGCGCGTGCTCGCCCAGGCCGCCCGTACCCGGCAGCTGCCGCCCCGCGTACGCCGTCCGGGCTCCGGGCGCACCCGTAGACTCGGCTGGATGCTGTCCGCGGCCTGTCTCGTCCTCGCCGTCGTGCTGGGCCTCGCGACGCTACGGGAACAGCACACCAGGGAGCGGGCCGACCGGCTGAACCGCGAGATCGCCGCGGTGATGGCGGCATCGGACGCCCGCACCGTCAGCGGCTCGGTACGCCCCGGCGGCAGCGGCACCGTCGTCGCCTCCCGGTCACTCGGCAAGGCCGTCATCGTCATGTCGGGGCTGCCACAACTCTCCTCTGCCAAGACCTACGAACTGTGGCTCATGGGTCCTCAGCCGCCACGCCCGGCCGGCACGATGCGGCCGCCCGTGCACGGCAACCCCAAGCCGATCCTGGCGACCGGCCTCGGCGACGCCACCCAGATCGGCCTCACCGTCGAGCCCGCGGAAGGGTCGTCCCGGCCGACGAGTCAGCCGATCTTCACCGCCACGATCTCCTGA
- a CDS encoding sigma-70 family RNA polymerase sigma factor: MSDRRAARLWKGDPGGHEQQADLGDLLTHVARGDQAAFERVYDEVSGPVYGLALRIVRDPAQSEEVAQEVLIDVWRTASRYEPGRGSAMSWVMMLAHRRAVDRVRSAQAASEREQRAGRDAGPAYDEVAENVQVNLEREQVRRCLSTLTETQRESITLAYYVGYTYREVGELLKVPLGTIKTRMRDGLIRLRDCLGVNP; encoded by the coding sequence ATGAGCGATCGGCGCGCGGCGCGACTCTGGAAGGGTGATCCGGGCGGCCACGAACAGCAGGCCGACCTCGGTGACCTGCTGACTCACGTGGCGCGGGGGGACCAAGCGGCGTTCGAACGGGTCTACGACGAGGTCTCCGGGCCCGTGTACGGGCTCGCGTTGCGGATCGTGCGTGATCCGGCGCAGTCCGAGGAGGTCGCCCAGGAGGTCCTCATCGACGTCTGGCGCACCGCGTCCCGGTACGAGCCCGGCCGGGGGAGCGCGATGTCGTGGGTCATGATGCTCGCCCACCGGCGCGCGGTCGACCGGGTCAGGTCCGCCCAGGCGGCGTCCGAGCGCGAGCAGCGTGCGGGCCGCGATGCCGGGCCCGCCTACGACGAGGTCGCCGAGAACGTCCAGGTCAACCTGGAGCGCGAGCAGGTACGGCGCTGCCTTTCCACCCTCACCGAGACCCAGCGTGAGTCGATCACGCTCGCCTACTACGTCGGCTACACCTACCGTGAGGTCGGAGAGCTGCTGAAGGTGCCACTCGGCACGATCAAGACCCGGATGCGGGACGGACTCATCCGTCTTCGCGACTGCCTCGGGGTGAACCCTTGA
- a CDS encoding D-sedoheptulose-7-phosphate isomerase, giving the protein MSEMRELYPFLYSGDTDLESVMDEVRRSTAEKANEIVALRESVLAADGARLTECAERMAEAFRAGGRLFTFGNGGSSTDAQDVAALFLNPGGESRPLPALALTTDVAVMTALSNDIGFEVVFARQLGAFGRAGDIALGLSTSGNSANLIRAFEEAMRRGMLTIGLAGHTGGQMAEIEGLDHLFTVPSSSVHRIQEAQTTVYHALWELTQYAL; this is encoded by the coding sequence ATGAGCGAAATGCGGGAGCTTTACCCGTTCCTCTACTCCGGCGACACCGACCTCGAGTCCGTCATGGACGAGGTGCGCCGCTCCACCGCCGAGAAGGCGAACGAGATCGTCGCGCTCCGCGAGAGCGTGCTCGCCGCCGACGGCGCGCGGCTGACCGAGTGCGCGGAGCGGATGGCCGAGGCCTTCCGCGCCGGGGGACGGCTGTTCACCTTCGGCAACGGCGGCAGCTCCACCGACGCGCAGGATGTCGCCGCGCTCTTCCTCAACCCCGGCGGGGAGTCGCGCCCGCTGCCCGCGCTCGCGCTGACCACCGACGTCGCGGTCATGACCGCCCTGTCCAACGACATCGGCTTCGAGGTCGTGTTCGCCCGTCAGCTCGGCGCGTTCGGCCGCGCCGGCGACATCGCGCTGGGCCTTTCGACGAGTGGCAACTCCGCCAACCTGATCCGCGCTTTCGAGGAGGCGATGCGTCGAGGAATGCTGACGATCGGACTGGCCGGACACACGGGCGGGCAGATGGCCGAGATCGAGGGCCTCGATCACCTCTTCACGGTGCCGTCGTCATCGGTGCACCGGATCCAGGAGGCCCAGACCACGGTCTACCACGCCCTGTGGGAGCTCACCCAGTACGCGCTCTGA